The nucleotide window aataaataaagattttattacatatcacatatttattgagattctgaaactaaaatttatatcaaaatttgatccacatttattccgagttatattttttttgtttagataacttaatttttggtcttacaaaaaatttcaagtcaacgtttcaattagattcaaaaatatgccacttaaAAACTCCTtccatcaaaaatattgcacttcttcgtactaaaaaatttatataaattttattaatattttattcaacacaagacatcggttctgactcagtcacattaagaaaatttataaaatttggatcatttttagggcccattttaataagttAAACTGGAATACGTTGAGTGCGTTGAAATTAACTCTGTTTTATGTGTTGTAAGGTCACAATTTATCGagtcattcatattcattcttgAGAGTTTAATCTCAGAAAGAGTTGGTCTATGGTCAACTGAATATGAGTGATAAATATCACTGTCATCCACTAAAGAATAAATTGGATTTGAAGTGATggaaattaaaaatgcaaaGAGCCCAATATAAAAGTCTCGGAACAAATCCCAtctattattactattatagTACGTCTACGAAGGAAACGTGAAATTTACCGAGAAAAATCTGCCCCGACACCTATCGAGATCAATTTCGAAACTAGTTCATCATGCCACTCCTTGTTAACTACTTTAAAAAAGGTCGAGTGCGACTAACTTACTCTATTCCAAGCGGTGTTTTGCTTGACACCACTGCTGTGAAAGAAAAGCCATGAGGTCCCCAGTTAAACTGCTACTGCGGTAGCCATATTGTCTGTTAATCAGATATCTATTCGATTCTAAATAATTGACAAGGTGATAGTTTAACATGCTCTCTATAACCTTCGAAAGCGCAGCACAAATTGCGATTAGGCGATAATTATTGTGGTTCCAACAATATGggtaaatttaatacaaaagctGTTTTTAGCTGTATctaatttcaacatttattattttaaatattttggaaaacattACAAGTTCAAAAccctaaacataaaataaaatgtgcaacctctaatcGTTGttcgattttgctcaaattttccgCATTTGAGATGACGATGAGAGAACGATTTAAACCTTGTTAACATCGAAAATCTAAAAGCTGCAAAATAAGCGCCATCCTAATATGcatagtttaaaattgtagcagtggtttttattaattcaaaaagTTCTGTTTGGATTCatgatgagttttttttacttctttgctatttgcagtttttttaatttttgcatttttttttcttcaacagATGGTCCACTTTCCACAGAACATTGCGACTGGTTGTATGGCATATTTGGTCATGAAACATCATGCACACGTTATTGGACTTGTTGGAACGGTACAGCGACTGAACAGTTATGCATTGGTGGTTTGCTATACAATGAGAATGCCCACAGCTGTGATTGGCCTGAAAATGTCGATGGTTGTCAGAAACATCGTAAGTATTACACTTATATTTCTTCTTTGGTTTCGTctaatgtgtttttttgttgagtatgttgtttaaaattactttgatttgtttgatttgatttatttaattgttttaattgtgTAAATGAGATAAATTGGTGATCATTGGTGATATTTTAACAGTTTGTAATGTTAATTGAATGGCATTTAACTTATAGAGTTTTTGTTAAGATAATTATAGTCTAATAAGtagattattttgtaaaggtcaAATAACTGCATATTTAGTATTAAATTTGGATTTAAGTAGAGTAGAGAATCTAAACAAGTGTTTGCTTTTTAAGTACATGGTGAACactttacaaacattttacataaaatgattGCTCTAAAATTGATtgaagatttaaattaaataaaaatggaatttttttttagatttttgttttaatcgtaGAATAGGGTTAtgcatgaaatttcacatattcCAAATGGTTACAATCTTGCCTAAATTTCTGACATACAGTTCAAGTTGGCAGTTTATCGATGTCAAACGAAGTCAGTCGAAAAaagtctataaaaaaattaatattcagaTCAGTAATACCCATctgtttttgaaaacattttgttggaattgaaattaaaattcataaaaatatgcattttagatgacacaaaatttataattagtatTTGGTCgtgtaattttgtgtattttcgATACGtatgaaaaatacaatattatctattaaatattaagtatacgttcGAACTTAATACATATTACTTGAGCTCGCCCTAAAATTATGCAACATTTTCTTCACATTAAAAATGTGCACATggtagcgtatgattaatattaaatttataccaTAAGGTACACGCTGATGTTTAAGAGAAATTATTTGTGGCGAtaccttaaaaataaatgagAATATAAATAGAACAACACCGatctaagtaaaaatataagaatatatatactaaaaAATCAGAgattagtttttaacaaaaaaaaacatgatttatTCCATTTTTTTGTGTAATGTAATGTTAATTTAAtcctaaattatttaaacaattcatctatataaataaaaatcaaatgtcgttcgttgatAATTACATCAGTTATGAACGGCCGAaccgatttagaattttttttaaatgttggtcacaGTCCTACTTAGGttttgaccacgcccacttttttcaaataatctaaaatcggaaaatggctacaccgatttggctaattttttagtttaaatgttcgtagttatccaatttaTGATTTTACTGAAgtaaaaattgaccacgccctcttttacgcccacttttttcgatatatctaaaatcgcaggacgtctggaccgatttggctaattttttttctaatgttcgcaatagtccgcaaaagtttttacaaagttttttaaatacatctgcaaatatgTGACCAAAGGCAGTGACATGGCTGTGATTGGAGTTAGTGTGGAAAATTCTAACGATGaagtcactcaatttcaaattgtTAGTAGCAACAAAGCAATTTGCCATTCATGAAAGATATCCAATTGTTGTTCATTTAGCCACACATCTGAAAAATGGTCAAAGAGTGTACTTTACTGAGAAGACTCaccagattttttgaaatgtacCGGAATCATAAATTTGCCCGAACGCTGATAAACTCCAAAAtggaatcaatcgtcaaagaaatttcaacggcgcATACAAGGAAATCAAGTTCCAGGTCCATTAGGTTCATccaagaaacgatgagtgtttctatttgcgtttgCAAAGTTCACCAAATAAAAATCCGAACTCATCCGAAAGGTGTTTTcaaacattgcacaaaattacaaTAACCACGATTGGTTGAGCTAACGTGCTATATCGGCTGCAGAAAACATTGATGTcgacgaattgaattttaagattcaaattgaaattgatgatGAACAAATCGGTGGATTCCGTTACTTCCCAAGATGATGTCATCAACTATCCAATCTAGTTTCTAAACTCGCTGGAATAATCCGACTGAATGTTTGATCGGTAACCATAATGTTATGAAACATAAAAGAACCACGTCCTTGTAATGGCACCCGACTTGCGGTAAAAATCCTGATCAAAGCAACTATACTTAATGGAAAGTACAAAGGACAAGCCGTTTTGATACCACTGATGCCAATGGCTCTGATTGACATGCCATTCGATTTTAAACGCTTGCAGTTTCCGTTACAGCTGACAATAGCAACGACAATTAACAAATCTCAAGGGCATTCATTGCATGTTTTCGGCATTAACCTTGAAAATCcatacttttttatataaaaactcaaaatatctaaattccctaataactcggccaataagcgtttaatcaaaaaaaggagctcgatctgtgatcactgatattcctgaacaataatcgattttttatataaaaacccacaatatctaaatttgataataacttggccaataagcgtttaataaagaaaaggaccgcgatctgtgatcactcatatttctgaacaaaaaatcgattttttatataaaaactcaaaatatttaaattcgctaataacttggccaataagcatttaatcaagaaaaagtgctccatctgtgatcattcatatttgtgGCCaataatcgatattttatataaaaactcaaaatatctaaattcggtaataacttggccaataatcgtttaatcaagaaactGAGCTCGAtcctggccaaaaatcgattttttatataaaaactcaaaatatctaaattggtggcatgtcacagtgttcaagtgacattatgtccatggacattatgtcatttcggtagtgtcataatgtccatggattttatgacacttttgaaagtgtcataatgtccaaattttgttcagaaaaactaatttttataaaatgtttgatcctagtaacagtttatattttaatatattagaaAACTTCATATAGCGAAACCGCCTGCCGCGTTACATGGAGGAGAAAGCCCCTAAAAGCGGCCGCACGCCACCAAGAAGAAATACCTTTTTCTGCGATACCGAATAGTTGCTCGCCATAGTACTGAGTGCAAAAAACTtgtctttttaaataaagtttttctgcgTGGCGGCCTACGGCCGCTCTTACGGACTTTCTTCTCCAAagaacgcggcaggcggcttcgctaaataaagcGCTTCttgtaaacaatttattaaaaagtatttttttgatgtgaaagttcttaaatttattattgaactctctttttttgtcaaatttattcctaaattcatatttatattttacattacccattttaacgctttaacacttttacttttttaaactttaaatttgtgacGTCTGAACTCCACAAAATTCAGATAATAGATAATTAAAATCGCAGCTATCGTCTTATtactactttaaatttacaacggtaaattcgatagaagttaaattaaaacataaatacataaattattttttaaatatcctagacattatgtcactccaaaagtgtcattatgtccatggacttaACGACATTTTACACATGAGCATTATGACACTACCAAAATGACATAATGTCAATGGACATAATGTCAtcttttggagtgacataatgtccatggacattatgtcaatggacgCCATAAAtggcgtttaatcaagaaaaggacttcgatctgtgatcactcatatttatgtccaaaattcttttttttatataaaaactcaaaatatctaaattcgctaacaacttggccaattagcgtttaatcaagaaaaggagctcgatctgtgatcacttatatttctgacaaaaaaatcgattttttatataaaaactccaaatatctaaattcgctaattacTTTGCctataagcttttaatcaagaaaaggagctcgatctgtgtcactaatatttctgaccaaaaatcgattttttatataaaaactcacaatatctacaTGCGTtattaacttggccaatacgcatttaatcaagaaaaagagttcgatctgtggtcactcatatttcagaccaaaattcgattactaatataaaaactcaaaatatatattacatgtgttctgttgttgcaagacttaggtttttgacaacacaCTTAgattctttgtctctcagtaacgcttctatgtaaattttataatatgaccttaagattcattgtacaatcgaatgtaaatcaaacataacccaaacctacatgaataaaaattataattcgaaaatttttttctttttaactatatttacccatttcaaaccgcttctcacaaattcacaaatcgaacacaagtatttttttaatatggaCAAGACAACGTCCGTCGGATCAGCtagttaattaaataaattcaataagtAAGTAAAGGGAAGTTAAAaaacaattgcccaattcacaattggtgtcgtagcgtcgtatcgttgtatgtcgtaatttttttattaatgttttgtttttgtttcgaaaaatttgtttgaaaatatgacatacaatgctacaatactacgacatcaattgtgaattgggcaaatatcttaaaaattgttgtttcaaATAATAGGAATATTTCAGTATtgattaaggtatttatagacgggaatactgagtattaatatttgtcaaaaactcaagtatcataatacaatttcatcgtctaaacaaaatttgtattagattttcaaaaaatacaaatgatttttttgatttacggtcggtattgaaaatttgtttaaaacaattcaaaaactttttattttcatatgtatcgggtatgtatttataaaaacaaataaggcaaataaaaatgtcaagaaaatataaaataaaaacaaaattttcagaaaaatatcaatcaacaaagaaataaaatatttgtaatactatcgtgtaaacaataaatgttttttcgaaacgattttttgaaataccgactgatttcaataatattttaaatttgaaaagtgttaatactcagtatatATACCTTTAGTATttactattaaaaaatttaaaaaagcttatGAATATTATCTGAAACTTTAAATACGAAAAGCATTAGGTAGATTGATCTGCAGTACATTTGAGAGGCATAGAGTTGATTAAATCCTGACATTGCTTTAGGGGAACTTGATTCCACTCATCTTGCTCTACAGACCACAATTTGGTTTTCGTTCcgcaacatattttttaacatctCCCCATAAATGCTCTATGGGGTTCAAGCCTGGTGACTGAACAGGCCTTGACACAACCTCCATCATGTTGACCCGAAACCACTCATTTGACAATTTTCtcgtgtgtttcgggtcgttgctTATTCTACTCTGCATTTGGAAGCATAACTCTATCCAATATTTCCACTTAAATTTTTGGGTCCATAATGCCTTTAATTTCGTGTATTGTACCAACAGCGTTTCATGAAAAGTATCACTATATCAATGCTTTCACGTCACCGTGTTTAACTACCTTTCTTTTGTACTGGACAGTTAGTTAGCCTTCTCTATTGATACGTTTGATCACCTTCgtcatattttttgaatttcagaattatatTTATTCTACAATGGAATGTTTTCATCTAAATTTACAGAAGTTGGTTCTGATATTTTAGGTAAAACACGTTTTTCAAAGAGAACTCATACCAATGTCATCGATTTGCTAGTACATCAGACGTTTTTCTAGACGATGTCCCAAACTGTACTACATCTTTGCTCCATCTCATATCCTATTTccttagtttaaaataaatagttaattttaacaatttaataggTTTTTCTTTAGGGTTTTAGGATTTAGGccttttgttttctaaattctAGCTAACAAATTGAATactttcaataataaaattaaaaaaaatcgttaaaccTACTTCCCTACTCTAAAccttacaaaaataataataaactaaatgaattaagaacatatttgttttaataatagtTCAGCAAATCGTTCCTGTTATTTTACAACCccttacatttattttaatttaaattcctatCAGCCATTTAAAGCTAACGCAGTACTACGCTGCGAATGATCATTGAaagtttacattaaatattaatcatacgtcatgtttgttagtttgttaataaaaacataaacaaaaagaaaaagaaaaaacgaaaaaaatgcgaaaattcttgagatattttttttgtacaacaGTCGACAATTTGTACCAACAATCAGTAACGTTATGTGCTTTTGTACTTAAATAATGTGAATGACTCCTCataccttaaaatatttccatgatttatgtaaattttatataaacacatttttcaatttcttgtatttttttttatctcactcattctctctctctctttctatcttttattttgttttgtgcaATTCCTGGCGACTGTGTTTGTTTTATTCAACCGGCCATGAATAAAATGCCATTAAcatcaacaaacaaacaaacacataaCGGTGTAACCATGTCATCgccgtcatcatcatcatcatctttacCATGGTGCAGCTCTTTGCAATGAGGATGCTAATGGTAATGTTCCTTTGGGTAAATCATGCAATCGTTATTGGCAGTGTCAGGGTGGTTATCCACGTTTGCAACGTTGCCCAGCCATGCTTGTCTTCGATAGGCATTCATTGCGTTGCGTTGTGCCACCAACAGAAGAATGCGATATACCAACAACACCGACTCCTCTAGATGGCGATGGTGAAAATAACAATGTCAGCGGTGGTCATTTAGCGAAAGATGAACAGGAACGTAAGGTAAGTGCTGCTATTAGTTTTACTATACTGTGTATCTGAAAATATGAATGAGAGCAAGGAGTAGTTTTACTTAATGTAACGCTACAATATTTGTGCATTTAATAACTATGGCAAATGAGAAAAGACAGCCAGCAAGAAGCGTAGTATTTATTGCgataaatttgtatgtaaatactAGATAGTGTAGTCTGTTACAGTGTAACAAAGTGTTTATAaaacacacagagaaaacagattcgtgatagcaaccgaatttgttgaaaatcgaatgattctgtcttagtgaccgaattttacagttgtggctacaatattttggaagggacaactaaagtttggaaaaaaactgaactgaaaaattctatgtgtgcaatagaatcattcgattggtaacaaattcggttgctatcacgaatctgttttctctgtgcagttaaaaaaaaactgtgttgTTGCGATTGTGCAGCAAAGAAGAGTTTAAGCTGAAAAGTCTTTTTTGTGAAAAGGTTTTGAATGTTAAATATTAGATTGAAAAGATTTTCATGAAGAAGCTTATACTGAAGATACTTTTATGAAGGAGCTAATACTGAtgatctttttataaaaaaaattatatttaacatGTTTTAATGAATAagcttatatatatatttttatgaagaatattatattgaaaaactttttattaaaaattttatattgaaaagcttttaatgaaaaatcttGTATTGATCatctttttattaaacattttgtattgAAAGTGTTTTGATTATTCTTATATTGAAAagcttttaatgaaaaatattatattagaaagctgttttatgaaaatgtttatattgaaaacttttGATGGAATAACTTATATTGAATAAAAGTTCTTTGATTAAAAAGCTATtattacaaacttttttataaagagAGAACTTTCATGAATAGACCTTGGACAAGTATTTTATTGAAAAGCCTTTTTTATTgaatagttttattttgaaatacataattgaaataatttttatgaataagCTTGTATTGAATAGCGTTTTATTAACTAGTTAATAATAAATTGGTTATGATctagttattaataaaaaggtttttcataaaaaaatatttaaaagcttttatgaagaatattatattaaaaaatgtttcaatataaacattttttataaaagagttTATATTATAATGGCTTTAATTGAAAAGCGTTTTATGAAACAGTTATTaatgaaaagcttttttaaaaaaaaattatgaaatagaCTATAAAATATAGATGAAAGGCTTTCTGTGAACAAATTTTTGACGTAGGTAaacttttcttaaacaaattgcgaaatatatttttatgatattttttgtgaaaaattattttaattaaaaattttaagtgctTTTCTGACCAAGCTTTTTGGGAAAGTTATgagaaatttttttgtgaaaaactgttttgttttctagagaatttgattttgtttttgtagaatcgattttagattaaaattaataattttcttcaaaaaaaaattaatttttaaacatctacTCTTCTATTTCCGTTAATATTAGGTAAACGTGGTGTTCATggccataaaaaattttatgttctcCAGAATTTCGAATTTCGCTTTAGTTTGGGTTttcatattttgtaataaatgtgTGCAAAATACATAAAGAGAAACTGTTAATAACTTTAGAACTGTAAGCCAGAATTTCGCGTTTATGATCTCATAATAATGATAATGAATCGTagaaaaatgcgggatttacaatagatttttaataacttatatgcagagatcgaaaataactcgttcatataccaaaaaaccaaattgtgatttaaatttttgtgataaaaataaatcacagaaaattacagttataaaatgatttttatttaaatggtttggtatgaccttttttcgtttttgttgttttttaatggtttggtgtgagataaacaattcatttgttcttattCTTAATATCTGTTACTTTCtctacaataacatattattagtaatttttaacaaatcattgaaataatatgataagtatgaagtaatgaagtctgagtaacagaaataataattttttttaaattgttattaatcttatgataaattttatatatttaagcgttgatttgcatttttgcgatttatttttcatgttcgcaaataaaagtcacaagctgacctttacgaaaaaaataaattataaatcactcatccagattatttgtgtttgcttCTTTTCTgcttctctcaaccccaaacctaaaatgttctcgaataaatcactctctcagtgatatatcacaaaaaattatttttaaatggctgcgactgagaatttaccattgaaatgaaagtgaacccgcgattttcggtctctgcttatatgtcattttgaagcgtacatatctttcatttattctcacttagttattgaacattatagtgaaaACAACAAAGAGTTTTGTGCATATGGTAATTGTcatccatcggtttcaacatgggagagatgatttgttcggttaagaagtagtgattttgacacagaagacaaGTATTGCACatgccagccaaaaatgtttgaagaccaagaattggtggCATTACCCCATGTTTTCAAACtgaacaagagcttgtaaaatcattgggagctactcaagcagcaattttaaaatgtttgcgagcagtaggattcatccaaaagcaagaaaattgggtactatacgaattgaagccgagataccttgaaagaaaatcatttttgtaggaaatcattatttgcgaggaaaaatggatccatggcgataactcgaagcgtaagagatcatatatGAAGCCCCGATAACCAGTTGAATTGACACCAAAACTTTTACATTGTGCGATATACATTCTGCTAAGGTAAAGCTTGTATTATGTGGGAATATGGGGTGCTAAAATCGGACCAGATTATCACAGGGATTCTGTATCGAAtgtttgaagcgagaattttccgaaaaatgcccagaatatgcggccagacatgaaaccgtaatattccatcatgaaaactctcggccacatgttgcaatatctgttaaaaagtatttcgaATGAAGTGGacgggaagttttgtctcatccGCTCTACAGTCCAGACCGTGATCCACGATTTTTgagcaacataaaattgttcatgacaATAAAGGTCCGATgccttttggaaaaattttgttacctCCCTTTATTAAAATgcttttttatgtaaaagctTTTTACGAAaagattttgtatgaaaaagccGTAAAtccttttttagttttattgaaaaagtattttattgaaatgcttatattaaaaagcttttttgaaaatattgtattgaTGAGCATTTTATAGATAGGCTgatattaaaaagttatatatgTATGAAGTAACTTATATTGAAacggatttatttaaaaatgtattatgaaatagttattattaagaagctttttgttaaactttcatGTTTATtcatgaaaatcgtttttgtaaaaatatattataactttttttgcaAAGCAGATAAGtgttttcgttaaaatattgtaaaatgcatttttatgaaaaatattgtttatgttttgaaaatactcttttattaaaatgttaagggcttttataaaaaagttgtttttgtgAAAGCTTg belongs to Calliphora vicina chromosome 4, idCalVici1.1, whole genome shotgun sequence and includes:
- the LOC135957295 gene encoding protein obstructor-E-like, with protein sequence MLPLQLKSTFVLTSILMVSSTLAQQLKPNQEDPCKVKGRVVGDVTYCDRYWECVNNQPELYDCPNGLVFAGKHRGVTEGCDYPWRANYCEDKQLANGPLSTEHCDWLYGIFGHETSCTRYWTCWNGTATEQLCIGGLLYNENAHSCDWPENVDGCQKHPLCNEDANGNVPLGKSCNRYWQCQGGYPRLQRCPAMLVFDRHSLRCVVPPTEECDIPTTPTPLDGDGENNNVSGGHLAKDEQERKLANEGVPPLPLQGKNFQRARN